The following proteins are co-located in the Psilocybe cubensis strain MGC-MH-2018 chromosome 5, whole genome shotgun sequence genome:
- a CDS encoding Glutathione S-transferase (Glutathione S-transferase PM239X14) — protein MVLTLVGSTSSTCSLRVAMVLHEKKVPFEFIPIDLAKGEHKAPPYMEKQPFGVVPYIDDDGFILYESRAICHYIASKYAGQGNDTLIPSSDLKAIALFHQAASTELCHFNDFAEKIVVERVFKPMNGLATDEEHVKRLLATLEYKLDAYDKILGKQKYLAGNTFTLADLFHIPYGALLPVAGAPALDLDKRPNVARWWKDITSRPTWNAVKDGVKAHTGAY, from the exons ATGGTTCTCACTCTAGTTGGCAGCACATCCTCCACTTGCTCTCTGCGCGTTGCGATGGTTCTCCACGAGAAGAAAGTCCCCTTCGAGTTCATACCCATCGACCTGGCCAAGGGCGAACACAAAGCACCCCCGTACATGGAAAAGCAGCCCTTCGGCGTCGTCCCATACATC GACGACGACGGGTTCATTTTGTATGAAAGCCGTGCGATCTGTCATTACATCGCATCCAAGTACGCCGGACAAGGCAACGATACGTTGATCCCGTCCTCTGATCTCAAAGCCATCGCGCTGTTCCATCAAGCCGCGTCCACCGAGCTCTGCCacttcaacgactttgcaGAGAAGATCGTCGTCGAGAGGGTCTTCAAGCC GATGAATGGACTCGCTACGGACGAAGAGCACGTCAAGCGCCTTCTTGCGACGTTGGAGTACAAGCTCGATGCGTATGACAAGATCCTGGGAAAGCAAAAGTATCTTGCTGGAAAT ACATTCACCTTGGCGGATTTATTCCACATTCCGTATGGCGCCCTCCTTCCTGTTGCAGGCGCCCCTGCTCTTGATCTTGACAAGAGGCCCAATGTTGCTAG GTGGTGGAAGGATATCACCTCCCGCCCTACCTGGAACGCGGTCAAGGACGGTGTTAAAGCACACACCGGCGCTTATTAA
- a CDS encoding Protein ABHD13: protein MLSQVKKLYEFNLATLTVDYRGYGHSEGVPSENGIRLDAQAAIDYVKNHHILCKLPIILFGHGLGGAVAIYTASKNPNTVSAVIVENTYTSIPDLLKSMPVIRYFSWMSTQKWRSSTALSRLPTSLPILILSGRMDEYIPYTYMEKLWKIAMNRGRSESKNSVPNEEYRPPMNDMFRVFPDGMHYYTSHEPYYWETVFEFLDPLIRISHTET, encoded by the exons ATGCTATCTCAAGTGAAGAAACTGTATGAGTTTAATCTTGCCACGCTCACAGTTGACTATCGAGG CTACGGACATAGCGAAGGCGTACCGTCTGAAAATG GTATCCGCCTCGACGCTCAGGCCGCCATAGACTATGTAAAGAACCACCACATCCTGTGCAAACTCCCAATC ATTCTATTCGGTCACGGTCTGGGTGGGGCTGTAGCTATCTATACTGCAAGTAAAAACCCAAACACG GTATCCGCTGTAATAGTTGAAAATACCTATACATCAATTCCAGATCTCCTCAAAAGCATGCCTGTCATCCGCTATTTCTCCTGGATGTCTACACAGAAATGGAGGTCATCAACCGCATTATCCCGTCTTCCTACATCATTGCCCATTTTGATTCTGAGCGGGCGTATGGATGAGTACATACCGTACACGTACATGGAGAAACTGTGGAAAATAGCGATGAATAGAGGTCGTTCGGAAAGCAAAAATAGTGTACCAAATGAAGAATATAGACCTCCTATGAACGACATGTTTCGGGTCTTTCCTGATGGAATGCACT ATTATACGTCCCACGAACCCTACTATTGGGAGACCGTTTTTGAATTTCTTGACCCTTTAATTCGTATTTCTCATACAGAAACGTAG